A part of Cotesia glomerata isolate CgM1 linkage group LG4, MPM_Cglom_v2.3, whole genome shotgun sequence genomic DNA contains:
- the LOC123262459 gene encoding putative tyramine receptor 2, with translation MNASGESGGTMSSDDYSESCTSSEEDTGANLPSWEAAAASLTLGFLVLATVLGNALVILSVFTYRPLRIVQNFFIVSLAVADLAVAILVMPFNVAYLLLGKWIFGIHLCKLWLTCDVLCCTASILNLCAIALDRYWAITDPINYAQKRTLKRVLATIAGVWILSGAISSPPLAGWNDWPEEIEPGTPCQLTQRQGYVIYSSLGSFFIPLLLMSLVYLEIFLATRRRLRERARQSRFGVVSSTKNKGGAGPGGSGPGGTGGRDNAGGSHDPDDAEESVSSETNHNERTVTTRVHGKPSLVVVEDDAATEVTLNMTPCRSGKRDKHPAATVTTANVNATTTTTTVYQFIEERQRISLSKERRAARTLGVIMGVFVVCWLPFFLMYVIVPFCPACCPSERMVYFITWLGYINSALNPLIYTIFNLDYRRAFRRLLHLG, from the coding sequence ATGAACGCAAGCGGGGAATCCGGCGGAACAATGTCCAGTGATGACTACTCTGAAAGTTGTACCAGCAGTGAAGAAGACACGGGAGCTAACTTGCCATCATGGGAGGCAGCGGCAGCATCACTGACCCTGGGATTTTTAGTATTAGCAACAGTATTAGGGAACGCCTTAGTGATACTGTCAGTGTTCACATACCGGCCATTACGTAtagtccaaaattttttcatagtaTCGCTGGCAGTCGCCGATTTAGCGGTAGCCATTCTAGTGATGCCGTTCAACGTAGCGTATTTGCTTTTGGGAAAGTGGATCTTTGGGATTCATTTATGTAAATTATGGTTAACATGTGACGTATTGTGTTGTACGGCGAGTATACTTAATTTGTGTGCCATAGCCCTGGATCGCTACTGGGCGATAACCGATCCAATAAATTACGCTCAAAAACGGACATTGAAGCGTGTGTTGGCGACAATTGCCGGTGTTTGGATACTTTCTGGCGCAATAAGTTCGCCACCGTTGGCCGGGTGGAACGATTGGCCTGAAGAAATAGAACCCGGGACACCATGTCAATTGACCCAGCGACAGGGTTACGTAATATATTCATCGCTAGGCTCCTTTTTTATTCCCCTATTGCTGATGAGTCTCGTctacttagaaatttttcttgcaaCGCGACGTCGCTTGCGCGAAAGAGCACGTCAGAGTCGCTTTGGCGTCGTTTCGTCCACAAAAAACAAAGGGGGCGCAGGCCCTGGTGGGTCCGGTCCTGGTGGGACTGGTGGTAGGGACAACGCTGGCGGCAGCCATGACCCAGATGACGCTGAAGAATCGGTAAGCAGCGAGACCAATCACAATGAACGAACTGTGACGACGCGCGTTCATGGAAAGCCGAGCTTAGTTGTAGTCGAAGATGACGCCGCTACTGAAGTGACGCTCAACATGACGCCATGTCGTAGTGGAAAGCGTGACAAGCATCCTGCTGCTACAGTCACTACTGCGAATGTTAACGCTACCACTACTACCACGACGGTTTATCAGTTTATTGAAGAGCGTCAGAGAATTTCACTATCGAAGGAAAGACGCGCTGCGCGCACTTTAGGGGTTATAATGGGTGTTTTTGTTGTGTGTTGGTTAcccttttttcttatgtacgTCATTGTTCCTTTTTGCCCCGCTTGCTGTCCTTCTGAAAGGATGGTTTATTTCATCACGTGGCTGGGGTATATCAACAGCGCGCTTAATCCACTTATTTACACAATATTCAATCTTGATTACAGACGCGCCTTCCGTCGGCTGCTGCATCTTGGCTGA